The Falco peregrinus isolate bFalPer1 chromosome 9, bFalPer1.pri, whole genome shotgun sequence genome includes a window with the following:
- the RAB15 gene encoding ras-related protein Rab-15 isoform X3, which produces MAKQYDVLFRLLLLGDSGVGKTCLLCRFTDNQFHPAHISTIGVDFKMKTIEVDGIKVRIQIWDTAGQERYQTITKQYYRRAQGIFLVYDISSERSYQHIVKWASDVDEYAPDGVQKILIGNKADEEHKRQVAKEQGLQLAREYGMDFYETSACSNLNIKESFTRLTELVLQAHRKELEGLRAPPRAPALARLEEDEQQPLGSEDSPKACWC; this is translated from the exons ATGGCCAAGCAGTACGACGTGCTCTtccggctgctgctgctgggggactcGGGCGTGGGCAAgacctgcctgctctgccgcTTCACCGACAACCAGTTCCACCCCGCCCACATCTCCACCATCG GCGTTGACTTCAAGATGAAGACCATCGAAGTGGATGGCATTAAGGTGCGGATACAGATCTG GGACACGGCAGGCCAGGAGCGGTACCAGACCATCACCAAGCAGTACTACCGGCGGGCACAG GGCATCTTCCTGGTGTATGACATCAGCAGCGAGCGTTCCTACCAGCACATCGTGAAGTGGGCCAGCGACGTGGATGAG TACGCGCCTGATGGCGTCCAGAAAATCCTCATTGGGAACAAGGCGGACGAGGAGCACAAGAGGCAAGTGGCCAAagagcaagggctgcag CTGGCCAGGGAGTATGGGATGGACTTCTACGAGACCAGCGCCTGCAGCAACCTCAACATcaaggag TCCTTCACACGGCTGAcggagctggtgctgcaggcgCACCGCAAGGAACTGGAGGGGCTGCGggcccccccccgcgcccccgccctGGCCCGCCTGGAGGAGGAtgagcagcagcctctggggaGCGAGGACAGCCCCAAAGCCTGCTGGTGTTGA
- the RAB15 gene encoding ras-related protein Rab-15 isoform X1, protein MGTGSVGEAGTGEPWALGKWEHPGNGSTRELENRWVLGTGKPGALGKWETVGTGEVKNREMSNHGHRGTGKPQAPGNGKAVGTREPVTPRSWGTGSIRKLWAPGNWEHWGAAALGKWEAVGTDEPGAPGSHITGEPGAPGNRVDFKMKTIEVDGIKVRIQIWDTAGQERYQTITKQYYRRAQGIFLVYDISSERSYQHIVKWASDVDEYAPDGVQKILIGNKADEEHKRQVAKEQGLQLAREYGMDFYETSACSNLNIKESFTRLTELVLQAHRKELEGLRAPPRAPALARLEEDEQQPLGSEDSPKACWC, encoded by the exons ATGGGCACTGGGAGCGTCGGGGAAGCGGGAACCGGGGAACCGTGGGCACTGGGGAAATGGGAGCACCCGGGAAATGGAAGCACCAGGGAGCTAGAAAACCGTTGGGTACTGGGAACCGGGAAACCAGGAGCACTGGGAAAATGGGAAACTGTGGGCACCGGGGAGGTGAAGAACCGGGAAATGAGCAACCATGGGCACCGGGGAACCGGGAAACCACAGGCACCAGGGAATGGGAAAGCCGTGGGCACCAGAGAACCGGTGACACCGAGGAGCTGGGGAACTGGGAGCATCAGAAAACTGTGGGCACCAGGgaactgggagcactggggagctgcagcactggggaaatgggaagcagtgggCACTGATGAACCAGGAGCACCGGGCAGCCACATCACGGGGGAACCGGGAGCACCAGGAAAcc GCGTTGACTTCAAGATGAAGACCATCGAAGTGGATGGCATTAAGGTGCGGATACAGATCTG GGACACGGCAGGCCAGGAGCGGTACCAGACCATCACCAAGCAGTACTACCGGCGGGCACAG GGCATCTTCCTGGTGTATGACATCAGCAGCGAGCGTTCCTACCAGCACATCGTGAAGTGGGCCAGCGACGTGGATGAG TACGCGCCTGATGGCGTCCAGAAAATCCTCATTGGGAACAAGGCGGACGAGGAGCACAAGAGGCAAGTGGCCAAagagcaagggctgcag CTGGCCAGGGAGTATGGGATGGACTTCTACGAGACCAGCGCCTGCAGCAACCTCAACATcaaggag TCCTTCACACGGCTGAcggagctggtgctgcaggcgCACCGCAAGGAACTGGAGGGGCTGCGggcccccccccgcgcccccgccctGGCCCGCCTGGAGGAGGAtgagcagcagcctctggggaGCGAGGACAGCCCCAAAGCCTGCTGGTGTTGA
- the RAB15 gene encoding ras-related protein Rab-15 isoform X2: MGTGSVGEAGTGEPWALGKWEHPGNGSTRELENRWVLGTGKPGALGKWETVGTGEVKNREMSNHGHRGTGKPQAPGNGKAVGTREPVTPRSWGTGSIRKLWAPGNWEHWGAAALGKWEAVGTDEPGAPGSHITGEPGAPGNRVDFKMKTIEVDGIKVRIQIWDTAGQERYQTITKQYYRRAQGIFLVYDISSERSYQHIVKWASDVDEYAPDGVQKILIGNKADEEHKSWPGSMGWTSTRPAPAATSTSRSPSHG, encoded by the exons ATGGGCACTGGGAGCGTCGGGGAAGCGGGAACCGGGGAACCGTGGGCACTGGGGAAATGGGAGCACCCGGGAAATGGAAGCACCAGGGAGCTAGAAAACCGTTGGGTACTGGGAACCGGGAAACCAGGAGCACTGGGAAAATGGGAAACTGTGGGCACCGGGGAGGTGAAGAACCGGGAAATGAGCAACCATGGGCACCGGGGAACCGGGAAACCACAGGCACCAGGGAATGGGAAAGCCGTGGGCACCAGAGAACCGGTGACACCGAGGAGCTGGGGAACTGGGAGCATCAGAAAACTGTGGGCACCAGGgaactgggagcactggggagctgcagcactggggaaatgggaagcagtgggCACTGATGAACCAGGAGCACCGGGCAGCCACATCACGGGGGAACCGGGAGCACCAGGAAAcc GCGTTGACTTCAAGATGAAGACCATCGAAGTGGATGGCATTAAGGTGCGGATACAGATCTG GGACACGGCAGGCCAGGAGCGGTACCAGACCATCACCAAGCAGTACTACCGGCGGGCACAG GGCATCTTCCTGGTGTATGACATCAGCAGCGAGCGTTCCTACCAGCACATCGTGAAGTGGGCCAGCGACGTGGATGAG TACGCGCCTGATGGCGTCCAGAAAATCCTCATTGGGAACAAGGCGGACGAGGAGCACAAGAG CTGGCCAGGGAGTATGGGATGGACTTCTACGAGACCAGCGCCTGCAGCAACCTCAACATcaaggag TCCTTCACACGGCTGA
- the RAB15 gene encoding ras-related protein Rab-15 isoform X4: MKTIEVDGIKVRIQIWDTAGQERYQTITKQYYRRAQGIFLVYDISSERSYQHIVKWASDVDEYAPDGVQKILIGNKADEEHKRQVAKEQGLQLAREYGMDFYETSACSNLNIKESFTRLTELVLQAHRKELEGLRAPPRAPALARLEEDEQQPLGSEDSPKACWC; encoded by the exons ATGAAGACCATCGAAGTGGATGGCATTAAGGTGCGGATACAGATCTG GGACACGGCAGGCCAGGAGCGGTACCAGACCATCACCAAGCAGTACTACCGGCGGGCACAG GGCATCTTCCTGGTGTATGACATCAGCAGCGAGCGTTCCTACCAGCACATCGTGAAGTGGGCCAGCGACGTGGATGAG TACGCGCCTGATGGCGTCCAGAAAATCCTCATTGGGAACAAGGCGGACGAGGAGCACAAGAGGCAAGTGGCCAAagagcaagggctgcag CTGGCCAGGGAGTATGGGATGGACTTCTACGAGACCAGCGCCTGCAGCAACCTCAACATcaaggag TCCTTCACACGGCTGAcggagctggtgctgcaggcgCACCGCAAGGAACTGGAGGGGCTGCGggcccccccccgcgcccccgccctGGCCCGCCTGGAGGAGGAtgagcagcagcctctggggaGCGAGGACAGCCCCAAAGCCTGCTGGTGTTGA
- the GPX2 gene encoding glutathione peroxidase 2 has product MTVPIAKSFYDLSATSLQGEKVDFNVFRGRVVLIENVASLUGTTVRDYTQLNQLQARYPRRLVVLGFPCNQFGYQENGTNEEILNSLKHVRPGGGFEPNFTLFQKCQVNGQDTHPVFAYLKAHLPAPADEATHLMAEPRFLTWSPVRRSDISWNFEKFLVGPEGEPFRRYSPRTPTAQLEPDIQRLLKLAK; this is encoded by the exons ATGACCGTCCCCATTGCCAAGTCCTTCTACGACCTGAGTGCCACCTCCTTGCAGGGGGAGAAGGTGGACTTCAACGTCTTCCGGGGCCGCGTGGTCCTCATCGAGAACGTGGCATCCCTCTGAGGCACTACGGTGCGGGACTACACCCAGCTCAACCAGCTGCAAGCCCGCTATCCCCGGCGGCTGGTCGTGCTGGGCTTCCCCTGCAACCAATTTGGCTACCAG GAGAACGGCACCAACGAGGAGATCCTCAACAGCCTGAAGCACGTGCGGCCAGGGGGTGGCTTCGAGCCCAACTTCACCCTCTTCCAGAAGTGCCAGGTGAACGGGCAGGACACCCACCCCGTCTTCGCCTACCTGAAGGCTCACCTGCCCGCGCCAGCCGACGAGGCGACGCACCTGATGGCTGAGCCCCGCTTCCTCACCTGGAGTCCCGTGCGGCGCTCTGACATCTCCTGGAACTTTGAGAAGTTCCTGGTGGGTCCCGAGGGGGAACCTTTCCGGCGCTACAGCCCCCGCACGCCCACCGCCCAGCTGGAGCCCGACATCCAGCGCCTCCTCAAGCTGGCCAAGTAG
- the CHURC1 gene encoding protein Churchill: MCGGCVGTEYPERGTTCLEGGSFLLNFVGCAQCGRRDFVLLGNRAAGLHGGDEIVTYDHLCKNCHHLIARHEYTFSVVDDYQEYTMLCLLCGRAEDSISILPDDPRQMTPLF, from the exons atgTGCGGGGGCTGCGTGGGTACCGAGTACCCGGAGCGG GGTACCACTTGCCTGGAGGGCGGTTCCTTCCTCCTCAACTTCGTGGGGTGCGCACAGTGCGGCCGCCGGGACTTCGTCCTGCTCGGCAACCGCGCTGCCGGCCTGCACGGCGGGGACGAGATCGTCACCTACGACC ACCTGTGCAAGAACTGCCACCACCTGATTGCGCGCCATGAGTACACCTTCAGCGTGGTGGATGACTACCAG GAGTACACCATGCTTTGCCTGCTCTGTGGCCGGGCTGAGGACTCCATCAGCATCCTGCCCGACGACCCCCGCCAGATGACCCCGCTTTTCTGA
- the SPTB gene encoding spectrin beta chain, erythrocytic produces the protein MTSANDYEQLELQQQYSRINVRWDASDDELDNDNSSARLFERSRIKALADEREAVQKKTFTKWVNSHLARVTCRISDLYMDLRDGRVLIKLLEVLSGELLPKPTKGRMRIHCLENVDKALQFLKEQRVHLENMGSHDIVDGNHRLVLGLIWTIILRFQIQDIIVQTQEGRETRSARDALLLWCQMKTAGYPHVNVTNFTSSWKDGLAFNALIHRHRPELVDFQNLTKSNARHNLEHAFSVAERHLGITPLLDPEDVFTENPDEKSIITYVVAFYHYFSKMKVLEVEGRRLGKVIEHAKETERMIEGYGGLASDLLTWIEQTIASLNSRSFANSLAGVQHQLQAFSTYRTVEKPPKFQEKGNLEVLLFTIQSRMRANNQRVYTPHEGRLVSDINRAWEQLEKAEHERELALRTELIRQEKLEQLARRFDRKAAMREAWLSENQRLVAQDNFGQDLPAVEAAKKKHEAIETDTAAYKERVQAIEAVARELEVEGYHDIQRINARKDNILRLWEQLLELLAARRQRLEMNLTLQHLFQEMLHSIDWMDEVKVQLASPESGKHLLEAEELLQTHRLLEGDMALQAEKTRAISAAALRFADTEGYRPCDPKVIRDRVSHLELCRRELQVLAARRRALLEQSRSLWTCLWELDEAEGWIKEQEQLYSSLDFGKDLPGVLLLQRRHATFEAELRSRGSRLERALAAGEGLAPAGQAAGQLRERGAAVRVLWAQLEELAAFRRRGLQEAEGFFQFQVDMEELAEGLQDARRRAATEELGQDESRTRALLRQHQELLEELAAAQEQLDGLAQRAEGFPPELRAGPEAQNRLVALRELHAEAAALAERRSRQLQDALSLYTVFGESDACHLWMGSKETWLQQLEVPQALEDLDVAQHRLDGLEQEMATVASQITAVNQAADSLLASGHPRSPQVRQCQEQLNERWDRFRQLVSERRQAVGSALRLLNYCLECEETRQWLQSKAQAVKATAELGRDLAGVLATQRKLYGIERELAVAEDRLATLRAQAERLAEERPEAAGEVAVRLAATVAAWDELQVALAERAASLGEAGQLRSFLQDLDDFQAWLFGAQKAVAAADEVPASLAEAEELLQRHEAARRDVEEHTAAFATLVETGQRVVGEQEDPQYEGLRQRLRGVEAGWAALGRMAEARHHFLGQCHGFQEFLRDAKQAEILLTNQEYTLAHLELPTTLEGSATALRRFQDFRAGMESTAKKVPQAVAGGNKLAAEENIFAEKIAEKCQALQERHGTVTAKAEEAAGLLQDNHELQSFLQSCQELDAWVEEKMLTAQDASYSEARGLHGKWQKHQAFMAELASSQGWLEKIETEGKDLASRKPQYSEVVVQRLGELRQRWDRLRDAAEEKGRQLFEANRLALYARSYEELESWLGRVEEELRAAEQAKDLTATKLLLKRLTRLEEQVRAWMKELEELRWQGPAPAQDVQEVDEHEQRLQQQCLNLLEPLERKRKELETAKTMYQLARDLEDETLWVQERLPLARSMEHGTDLPSVQRLAKRNETLQKELSGHAPRLAEVLSRGEAAVSGDKPSPELEVRVRELQGLWVTLQEEAAARHQRLREAGEAQQYYLDASEAEAWISEQELFMGAEEKPKDEESSLVMLKRHVRQQRSIEDYGQTIKELAGRAQQLLSAGHPEGEQIIRLQGQVDKHYAGLKEAAEERRRRLENMSHLFQLKREEEDLEQWIAERDVVASSQEMGQDLDHVTLLRDKFREFARETGSVGQERVDRVNLAIEGLIDAGHAEAATMAEWKDGLNESWADLLELIDTRMQLLAASYDLHKYFYDGAELLALIAARHQELPQDLGEDAGTVEAFHRMHSAFERDLHLLETQVQQFRETAARLQTAYAGEKAAGIQEQEQEVARALRALLEACSGRRARLVDTADKHRFFGMARDLLSWMESTVRQIETQEKPRDVSSVELLMKYHQGIRAEVDTRSKSFSTCLELGKKLLHRKHQDSPEIKAKLVELVGKRKAMMEMWEQRWDRLRLLLEVCQFSRDASVAESWLMAQEPYLASSDYGQTVDAVEKLLKRHEAFEKSSATWEERIAALRKLTTLELLGGRTLREGLARDEAAHPQAPDYCLDLDGELEAGSEEEEEEEKRKGMSTQDASPSATDGPEPLVQMTGDEEPASPSPWPPREEPEEPATLPARTCSIQLEGYLGRKHDLEAATKRASNRSWSTRYCVLRGGQLAFFKDAKSRALGLPCHGEEPLGLRDALCEVAAGYKKKKHVFKLRLSNGSEWLFHGKDEEELQAWLQGLSTAITECRSSRGKAQSLPLPPAPAPPEPPLPRKDKEKRFSFFPKKK, from the exons ATGACCTCGGCCAACGACTACGAGCAGctagagctgcagcagcagtacaGCCGCATCAATGTCCGCTGGGACGCCTCTGACGATGAGCTGGACAACGATAACAGCTCGGCACGACTCTTTGAGCGCTCCCGCATCAAAGCCCTGGCAG ACGAGCGGGAGGCTGTGCAGAAGAAAACCTTCACCAAATGGGTGAACTCACACTTGGCTCGTGTCACCTGCCGCATCTCAGACCTCTACATGGACCTTCGGGATGGGCGGGTGCTCATCAAGCTGCTGGAGGTGCTGTCAGGAGAGCTTCTG CCCAAGCCCACCAAGGGACGGATGCGGATCCACTGCCTGGAGAACGTGGACAAGGCACTGCAGTTCTTGAAGGAGCAGAGGGTGCACCTGGAGAACATGGGCTCCCACGACATCGTGGATGGCAACCACCGCCTTGTCCTTGGCCTCATCTGGACCATCATCCTCCGCTTCCAG ATCCAGGACATCATTGTGCAGACACAGGAGGGCCGGGAGACACGCTCAGCCAGGGATGCGCTGCTGCTCTGGTGCCAGATGAAGACAGCAGG GTACCCCCATGTGAACGTCACCAACTTCACCTCGAGCTGGAAGGATGGGCTGGCCTTCAATGCTCTCATCCACAGGCACAG GCCTGAGCTGGTTGACTTCCAAAACCTGACCAAATCCAATGCCCGGCACAACCTGGAGCACGCGTTCAGCGTGGCTGAGCGGCACCTGGGCATCACCCCGCTCCTAGACCCTGAag ATGTGTTCACAGAGAACCCCGACGAGAAGTCCATCATCACCTACGTGGTGGCCTTCTACCACTACTTCTCCAAGATGAAGGTGCTGGAGGTGGAGGGCAGGCGTCTGGGCAAG GTCATTGAGCATGCCAAGGAGACGGAGCGGATGATCGAGGGCTATGGGGGGCTGGCCTCTGACCTGCTCACCTGGATCGAGCAGACCATCGCCTCCCTCAACAGCCGCAGCTTTGCCAACTCACTGGCCGGggtgcagcaccagctgcaagCCTTCAGCACGTACCGCACCGTGGAGAAGCCCCCCAA GTTTCAGGAGAAGGGCAATCTGGAGGTGCTGCTCTTCACCATCCAGTCACGGATGCGAGCCAACAACCAGCGCGTCTACACCCCGCACGAGGGGCGCCTGGTCTCTGACATCAACCGG gcctgggagcagctggagaaagcGGAGCACGAGCGGGAGCTGGCACTGCGCACCGAGCTCATCCggcaggagaagctggagcagctggcGCGGCGCTTTGACCGCAAAGCGGCCATGCGGGAGGCCTGGCTGAGTGAGAACCAGCGCCTGGTGGCCCAG GACAACTTTGGCCAGGACTTGCCAGCCGTGGAGGCAGCCAAGAAGAAGCATGAGGCCATTGAGACAGACACGGCTGCCTACAAGGAGCGGGTGCAGGCCATCGAGGCGGTGGCGAGGGAGCTGGAGGTGGAGGGCTACCATGACATCCAGCGCATCAATGCGCGCAAGGACAACATCCTGCGgctctgggagcagctcctggagcTGTTGGCTGCCCGGCGCCAGCGCCTGGAGATGAACCTCACCCTGCAGCACCTCTTCCAGGAGATGCTCCATAGCATCGACTGGATGGATGAGGTCAAG GTGCAGCTGGCATCGCCTGAATCTGGGAAGCACCTTCTGgaagcagaagagctgctgcagacGCACCGGCTGCTGGAGGGTGACATGGCCCTGCAGGCAGAGAAGACACGGGCCATCAGCGCTGCCGCTCTACGCTTTGCGGACACTGAGG GCTACCGTCCCTGTGACCCCAAAGTCATCCGGGATCGTGTGAGCCACCTGGAGTTGTGCCGGCgagagctgcaggtgctggcagcCCGGAGGAGAGCCTTGCTGGAGCAGTCCCGCTCCCTCTGGACctgcctgtgggagctggaTGAAGCAGAGGGCTGGAtcaaggagcaggagcagctctaCTCCTCCCTGGACTTTGGGAAGGACCTGCCAGGCGTGCTGCTGCTCCAGCGCCGGCATGCCACCTTCGAGGCTGAGCTGCGGAGCCGGGGCAGCCGGCTGGAGCGGGCACTGGCAGCAGGCGAGGGGTTGGCACCGGCGGGCCAGGCGGCCGGGCAGCTGCGGGAGCGGGGGGCGGCAGTGCGGGTGCTGTGGGcgcagctggaggagctggcgGCTTTCCGTCGCCGTGGCTTGCAGGAGGCCGAGGGCTTCTTCCAGTTCCAGGTGGACATGGAGGAGCtagcagaggggctgcaggatGCCCGCCGGCGGGCGGCCACCGAGGAGCTGGGTCAGGATGAGTCCCGCACCCGTGCCCTGCTGCggcagcaccaggagctgctggaggagctggcgGCggcccaggagcagctggatgGGCTGGCTCAGCGAGCCGAGGGCTTCCCACCGGAGCTGCGGGCCGGCCCCGAGGCGCAGAACCGGCTGGTGGCCCTGCGGGAGCTGCACGCCgaggcagctgccctggccgAGCGGCGGAGCCGACAGCTGCAGGATGCCCTCAGCCTCTACACTGTCTTTGGGGAGAGCGATGCCTGCCACCTCTGGATGGGGTCCAAGGagacctggctgcagcagctggaggtccCTCAGGCGCTGGAGGACCTGGATGTGGCACAGCACAG GCTGGAcgggctggagcaggagatggCCACCGTGGCTTCCCAGATCACTGCCGTCAACCAGGCAGCTGACAGCCTGTTGGCGAGTGGGcacccccgcagcccccaggttcggcagtgccaggagcagctcAACGAGAG GTGGGACCGGTTCAGGCAGCTGGTGTCGGAGCGTCGCCAGGCAGTGGGCTCAGCCCTGCGCCTCCTTAACTACTGCCTGGAGTGTGAGGAGACGCGGCAatggctgcagagcaaagcccAGGCGGTCAAGGCCACCGCTGAGCTTGGCCGGGACCTGGCTGGCGTTCTGGCCACACAACGCAAGCTCTATGGCATCGAGCGGGAGCTGGCGGTGGCCGAGGACCGCCTGGCCACCCTGCGCGCCCAGGCTGAACGCCTGGCTGAGGAACGGCCGGAGGCAGCCGGGGAGGTGGCCGTGCGGCTAGCAGCGACGGTGGCCGCTTGGGATGAGCTGCAGGTGGCCCTGGCGGAGCGGGCGGCCTCCCTGGGGGAAGCTGGGCAGCTCCGGAGCTTTTTGCAGGACCTGGATGACTTCCAGGCTTGGCTCTTTGGGGCTCAGAAAGCGGTGGCAGCCGCTGACGAGGTGCCGGCCTCTTTGGCCGAGGcggaggagctgctgcagcggCACGAGGCTGCCCGGCGGGACGTGGAAGAGCACACGGCCGCCTTTGCCACCTTGGTGGAGACAGGGCAGCGTGTGGTGGGTGAGCAGGAGGACCCCCAGTACGAGGGGCTGCGGCAGCGCCTGCGTGGTGTggaggctggctgggctgccctgggcaggatGGCGGAGGCTCGGCACCACTTCCTTGGCCAGTGCCATGGCTTCCAGGAGTTCCTCCGTGATGCCAAGCAGGCGGAGATCCTCCTCACCAACCAG GAGTACACGCTGGCCCACCTGGAGCTGCCCACCACGCTGGAGGGCTCGGCCACCGCCCTGCGCCGCTTCCAGGACTTCCGTGCTGGCATGGAGAGCACTGCCAAGAAGGTCCCCCAGGCGGTGGCTGGTGGCAACAAGCTGGCAGCTGAGGAGAACATCTTTGCAGAGAAGATCGCCGAGAAGTGCCAGGCCCTCCAGGAGCG GCATGGGACTGTCACGGCCAAGGCAGAGGAGGCGGCAGGTTTGCTGCAGGACAACCACGAGCTGCAGAgcttcctgcagagctgccaggag CTCGATGCCTGGGTGGAGGAGAAGATGCTGACAGCACAGGACGCCTCCTACAGCGAAGCCCGTGGCCTCCATGGCAAGTGGCAGAAGCACCAGGCGTTCATGGCCGagctggcatccagccagggctggctggagaAGATAGAGACG gaggggaaggatcTGGCGAGCCGCAAGCCGCAGTACAGTGAGGTGGTGGTGCAGCGGCTAGGTGAGCTGCGCCAGCGGTGGGACAGGCTGCGCGATGCCGCCGAGGAGAAGGGCCGGCAGCTCTTTGAGGCCAACCGTTTGGCGCTGTATGCTCGGAGCTACGAGGAGCTGGAGAGCTGGCTAGGGCGGGTGGAGGAGGAGCTGCGTGCTGCTGAGCAGGCCAAGGACCTCACTGCCACcaaactgctgctgaagaggCTGACG AGGCTGGAAGAGCAAGTGCGAGCGTGGatgaaggagctggaggagctgcggtggcagggccctgcccctgcccaggaTGTGCAGGAGGTTGATGAGCATGAGCAGAGGCTCCAGCAGCAATGCCTCAACCTGCTGGAGCCgctggagaggaagaggaaggagctggagacTGCCAAGACCATGTATCAGCTTGCGCGGGATCTGGAGGATGAGACG CTGTGGGTGCAGGAGCGGCTGCCCCTGGCGAGGTCGATGGAGCATGGCACTGACCTCCCAAGTGTGCAGCGCCTGGCCAAGAGGAATGAG ACGCTGCAGAAGGAGCTGTCGGGCCATGCCCCCCGCCTGGCTGAGGTGCTGAGCCGGGGCGAGGCAGCGGTGAGCGGGGACAAGCCAAGCCCAGAGCTGGAGGTGCGGGTACgggagctgcaggggctgtgggTGACGCTGCAGGAGGAGGCGGCCGCCCGGCACCAGCGCCTGCGGGAAGCTGGCGAGGCCCAGCAGTACTACCTGGATGCCAGTGAGGCTGAGGCCTGGATCAGCGAGCAGGAGCTCTTCATGGGAGCTGAGGAGAAGCCAAAG GATGAGGAGAGCAGCTTGGTGATGCTGAAGAGACACGTCCGACAGCAGCGGTCCATTGAGGACTATGGCCAAACCATcaaggagctggcagggagggctcagcagctgctctctgctggcCACCCTGAGGG GGAGCAGATCATCCGGCTGCAGGGCCAGGTGGACAAGCACTACGCGGGGCTGAAGGAGGCGGCCGAGGAGCGCCGCCGGCGCCTGGAGAACATGTCCCACCTCTTCCAGCTGAAGCGGGAGGAGGAAGACCTGGAGCAGTGGATCGCCGAGCGTGATGTGGTTGCCTCCTCCCAGGAGATGGGGCAGGACCTGGACCATGTCACG CTCCTGCGAGATAAGTTTCGGGAGTTTGCACGAGAGACAGGCAGTGTGGGGCAGGAACGTGTGGACCGGGTGAACCTGGCCATCGAGGGCCTCATTGACGCCGGGCATGCAGAGGCAGCCACCATGGCTGAATGGAAAGACGGGCTGAATGAGAGCTGGGCTGACCTCCTGGAGCTGATTGACACCCGCATGCAGCTCCTCGCTGCCTCCTACGACCTGCACAAGTACTTCTACGACGGCGCCGAGCTGCTGGCCCTCATCGCTGCCcggcaccaggagctgccccaggaCCTGGGCGAGGACGCTGGCACAGTGGAGGCTTTCCACCGCATGCACAGCGCCTTCGAGCGCGACCTCCATCTGCTGGAGACGCAG GTGCAGCAGTTTCGGGAGACGGCAGCACGCCTGCAGACCGCCTATGCCGGGGAGAAGGCAGCGGGCAtccaggagcaggagcaggaggtggcGCGAGCCCTGCGGGCACTGCTGGAGGCATGCAGCGGACGCCGGGCCCGGCTGGTGGACACGGCCGACAAGCATCGCTTTTTTGGCATGGCACGGGACCTACTTTCCTGGATGGAGAGCACTGTCCGGCAGATCGAGACGCAGGAGAAACCCAG GGATGTCTCCTCGGTGGAGTTGCTCATGAAGTATCACCAGGGCATCAGGGCTGAGGTGGACACCCGGAGCAAGAGCTTCTCCACCTGTCTTGAGCTGGGCAAGAAGCTGCTGCATCGCAAGCACCAGGACTCACCCGAG ATCAAGGCAAAGCTGgtggagctggtggggaagagaaaggcCATGATGGAAATGTGGGAGCAGCGCTGGGACCGGCTGCGGCTGT TGCTGGAGGTGTGCCAGTTCTCCCGGGATGCTTCAGTGGCCGAGTCATGGCTCATGGCACAGGAGCCCTACCTGGCCAGCAGCGACTATGGGCAGACAGTGGACGCAGTGGAGAAGCTGCTCAAGCGGCATGAGGCTTTCGAAAAGTCCTCGGCCACCTGGGAGGAGCGTATCGCCGCCCTGAGGAAGCTGACGACG CTGGAGCTCCTGGGTGGGCGGACGCTGCGTGAGGGGTTGGCACGGGACGAGGCAGCACACCCCCAGGCTCCCGACTACTGCCTGGATCTGGACGGGGAGCTGGAGGCCGG gtctgaagaggaggaggaggaggagaagaggaagggCATGAGCACACAGGATGCCTCTCCATCTGCCACCGATGGACCAGAGCCG CTGGTGCAGATGACAGGCGATGAGGAGCCAGCATCGCCGAGCCCGTGGCCACCGCGGGAGGAGCCGGAGGAGCCGGCCACATTGCCGGCCCGTACCTGCAGCATCCAGCTGGAGGGCTACCTCGGCCGCAAGCACGACCTGGAGGCAGCCACCAAGCGGGCATCCAACCG GTCGTGGAGCACACGGTACTGCGTGCTGCGGGGTGGCCAGCTCGCCTTCTTCAAGGATGCCAAGAGCCGggcgctggggctgccctgccacGGCGAGGAGCCCCTGGGGCTGCGGGATGCCCTCTGTGAGGTGGCCGCTGGCTACAAGAAGAAGAAGCACGTCTTCAAACTCAG GCTCAGTAACGGCAGCGAGTGGCTTTTCCATGGCAAGGATGAG gaggagctgcaggcctggctgcaggggctgagcaCAGCAATAACCGAGTGCCGGAGCAGCCGGGGGAAGGCGCAgagcctgcccctgccccctgccccggcaccCCCCGAGCCTCCCCTGCCCCGCAAGGACAAGGAGAAACGGTTCAGCTTCTtcccaaaaaagaaataa